The Helicobacter pylori genome contains a region encoding:
- the ffh gene encoding signal recognition particle protein — protein MFQALSDGFKNALNKIRFQDDEKALDRALDELKKTLLKNDVHHKVARELLKKVESQTKLSGIGKQQFLDALEKSLLEILSAKGSSGFTFAQTPPTVVLMAGLQGSGKTTTTAKLAHYLKTKNKKVLLCACDLQRLAAVEQLKVLGEQVGVEVFYEENKSVKEIANNALKRAKEAQFDVLLVDSAGRLAIDKELMQELKEVKEVLNPHEVLYVADALSGQDGVKSANTFNEEIGVSGVVLSKFDSDSKGGIALGITYQLGLPLRFIGSGEKIPDLDVFVPERIVGRLMGAGDIISLAEKTASVLNPNEAKDLSKKLKKGQFTFNDFLNQIEKVKKLGSMSSLISMIPGLGNMASALKDTDLESSLEVKKIKAMVNSMTKKEQENPEILNGSRRKRIALGSGLEVSEINRIIKRFDQASKMAKRLTNKKGISDLMNLMSQAKNQTPPKMR, from the coding sequence ATGTTTCAAGCATTAAGCGATGGGTTTAAAAACGCGCTCAATAAAATCCGCTTTCAAGATGATGAAAAAGCGCTAGACAGAGCGTTAGACGAATTGAAAAAAACGCTTTTAAAAAATGATGTGCATCATAAAGTCGCTAGAGAATTGCTCAAAAAAGTGGAAAGCCAGACTAAACTTAGTGGCATCGGTAAGCAGCAATTTTTAGACGCTTTAGAAAAGAGTTTGTTAGAAATTTTAAGCGCTAAAGGGAGCAGTGGTTTCACTTTCGCTCAAACGCCCCCCACTGTGGTTTTAATGGCAGGTTTGCAAGGGAGCGGTAAGACAACCACCACCGCTAAACTCGCTCATTATTTAAAAACCAAAAATAAAAAAGTGCTTTTATGCGCATGCGATTTGCAACGCTTAGCGGCAGTGGAGCAATTAAAGGTTTTGGGCGAACAGGTGGGCGTGGAAGTGTTTTACGAAGAAAATAAAAGCGTGAAAGAAATCGCTAACAACGCTTTAAAAAGGGCTAAAGAAGCGCAATTTGATGTTTTACTCGTGGATAGTGCGGGGCGTTTAGCCATTGATAAAGAGCTTATGCAAGAATTAAAAGAGGTTAAAGAAGTCTTAAACCCCCATGAAGTGCTGTATGTCGCAGACGCGTTGAGCGGGCAAGATGGGGTCAAAAGCGCGAACACCTTTAATGAAGAAATAGGCGTGAGCGGGGTGGTGTTAAGCAAATTTGATAGCGATTCTAAAGGGGGTATCGCCTTAGGCATCACTTATCAATTGGGCTTACCCTTGCGTTTTATTGGGAGCGGGGAAAAAATCCCTGATTTAGATGTGTTTGTGCCTGAAAGGATTGTGGGGCGTTTGATGGGGGCTGGAGATATTATCTCGCTCGCTGAAAAAACCGCCAGCGTTTTAAACCCTAATGAAGCCAAAGATTTAAGCAAAAAGCTCAAAAAAGGGCAATTCACTTTCAACGATTTTTTAAACCAAATTGAAAAGGTGAAAAAATTAGGCTCTATGAGTTCTCTAATCTCTATGATTCCAGGTTTAGGGAATATGGCAAGCGCGCTAAAAGACACGGATTTAGAAAGCTCTTTAGAAGTGAAAAAAATCAAGGCTATGGTCAATTCCATGACCAAAAAAGAGCAAGAAAACCCCGAGATTTTAAACGGCAGCCGAAGAAAAAGGATCGCTTTAGGGAGCGGCTTAGAAGTGTCTGAAATCAATCGCATCATCAAACGCTTTGATCAAGCGAGCAAAATGGCGAAACGCTTAACCAATAAAAAGGGTATTAGCGATTTGATGAATCTAATGAGTCAGGCTAAAAATCAAACACCCCCTAAGATGCGCTAA
- a CDS encoding KH domain-containing protein: MRELDPLNTPFSQADCKDYSYCVATFLEKYLKKVVSFPQALSVEHTLLEDKIKQITIYTHPSDMGHVIGKEGKMVSAIKAFVSGVKAKDGFSYKIVVFANNDKNSGKNPHTLGDETL, translated from the coding sequence ATGCGCGAATTAGATCCTTTGAACACGCCTTTTTCTCAAGCTGATTGTAAGGATTATTCGTATTGCGTGGCAACTTTTTTAGAAAAATATTTAAAAAAGGTTGTTTCTTTTCCGCAAGCTTTGAGCGTAGAGCACACGCTTTTAGAAGATAAAATCAAGCAAATCACGATTTATACCCATCCATCAGACATGGGGCATGTGATTGGTAAAGAGGGCAAAATGGTGAGCGCGATTAAGGCGTTTGTTTCTGGTGTGAAAGCCAAAGACGGGTTTTCTTATAAGATCGTTGTTTTTGCTAATAACGATAAAAATAGCGGTAAAAATCCCCATACTTTAGGCGATGAAACGCTTTGA
- a CDS encoding NYN domain-containing protein, whose product MEKTETTIFVDWENLLADLKAIQETDERLKEPNFNFNNSDQLLALIRSFLEPEEELKRIYFYVSEPFTEVEPRIKSNKKEELEEYKKNNFKEYGEKVNKSGIIQSFNHAIAQQNQVKLRVGRVKFKFVYKFEDKEVYNGLEAKIFIPYLKLRQKQVDALLVHDITKLYCTKQGGCILLFSRDTDFVPVLEAAWEKGFEVFIANIQESPNSVPSDLKKSCNVRERSVADIVDNLPKNQYTPKKKNFSPNEPFNNPFKDQLFKKN is encoded by the coding sequence ATGGAAAAAACTGAAACCACGATTTTTGTGGATTGGGAAAATCTCCTCGCCGATTTGAAAGCAATCCAAGAAACGGATGAGCGTTTAAAAGAGCCTAATTTTAATTTCAACAATTCCGATCAACTCTTAGCGCTAATCCGTTCGTTTTTGGAGCCTGAAGAGGAATTGAAGCGGATCTATTTTTATGTATCTGAGCCTTTCACAGAAGTTGAACCTAGAATCAAGAGCAATAAAAAAGAAGAACTTGAGGAGTATAAAAAGAATAATTTTAAAGAATATGGGGAAAAAGTGAATAAATCAGGGATTATCCAATCTTTCAACCATGCGATCGCCCAACAAAATCAAGTGAAATTACGAGTCGGGCGGGTAAAGTTCAAATTCGTATATAAGTTCGAAGACAAAGAAGTCTATAATGGTCTAGAAGCCAAGATTTTCATACCTTACTTAAAGTTGCGTCAAAAACAAGTTGATGCACTGTTGGTGCACGATATTACCAAGCTGTATTGCACCAAACAAGGAGGGTGTATTTTGCTGTTCAGTAGGGATACCGATTTTGTGCCTGTGTTAGAAGCCGCTTGGGAGAAAGGCTTTGAAGTCTTCATCGCCAACATTCAAGAAAGCCCCAATTCTGTCCCTTCAGACTTGAAGAAGTCTTGCAATGTGAGAGAGCGCAGTGTCGCTGACATTGTAGATAACTTGCCAAAAAATCAGTACACCCCCAAGAAAAAGAATTTTTCCCCCAACGAGCCTTTCAACAACCCATTTAAAGACCAACTCTTTAAGAAGAACTAA
- the rplS gene encoding 50S ribosomal protein L19, with amino-acid sequence MKNRYIQQFEDAQLKDKTMPAFKAGDTLRLGITIKEGEKTRTQYFEGVCIAIRGNGVDKTFCVRKIGANNIGVEKIFPFYSESLASVEVLRVGRVRRAKLYYLRDRRGKAARIKEVRH; translated from the coding sequence ATGAAAAACCGCTACATTCAGCAGTTTGAAGACGCTCAATTAAAAGACAAAACCATGCCAGCATTTAAAGCCGGCGATACTTTAAGGCTTGGTATCACCATTAAAGAAGGCGAAAAAACACGAACTCAGTATTTTGAAGGCGTGTGTATTGCGATTAGAGGCAATGGCGTGGATAAGACTTTTTGCGTACGTAAAATAGGGGCTAACAATATCGGCGTGGAGAAAATTTTTCCTTTTTATAGCGAAAGTTTGGCGAGCGTTGAGGTGTTGCGTGTGGGTAGGGTGCGCCGCGCGAAGCTCTACTACTTGCGCGATAGGAGAGGTAAGGCAGCAAGGATTAAAGAAGTCCGCCATTAA
- the trmD gene encoding tRNA (guanosine(37)-N1)-methyltransferase TrmD, whose translation MKFSVLTLFPQLVWPYFEDSILKRALEKNLFELEVLNLRDFSANKYQKADHALIGGGAGQILDPEMIENALHSVKNPKHTIFLSAVGKPFKQTDAMRLAQKKHVVLVCGRYEGFDERSIELGADEVFCIGDFILTGGELGALCLIDSIARHIQGVLGNAQSLENESFENHYLEAPNFANAVFKSKEINKIPAPLEYSKGNHAKIKQLKLDLSKLRTKFYRLDLFKQHKS comes from the coding sequence GTGAAATTCAGCGTTTTAACCCTTTTCCCGCAACTCGTATGGCCTTATTTTGAAGACTCCATTTTAAAAAGAGCGTTAGAAAAAAATCTTTTTGAACTAGAAGTATTAAACCTCAGGGATTTTAGCGCTAATAAATATCAAAAAGCGGATCACGCACTCATTGGTGGGGGTGCAGGGCAAATTTTAGACCCTGAGATGATAGAAAACGCGCTCCATTCTGTTAAAAACCCTAAACACACGATTTTTTTAAGCGCGGTGGGCAAGCCTTTCAAGCAAACAGACGCGATGCGTTTGGCTCAAAAAAAGCATGTCGTTTTGGTGTGCGGTCGTTATGAGGGCTTTGATGAACGCTCTATTGAACTTGGTGCTGATGAGGTTTTTTGTATAGGCGATTTTATTTTAACAGGGGGCGAGCTTGGGGCGTTGTGCTTGATAGATAGTATCGCTCGCCACATTCAAGGGGTTTTGGGTAACGCTCAATCTTTGGAGAATGAGAGCTTTGAAAACCATTATTTGGAAGCCCCTAATTTCGCCAACGCTGTTTTTAAATCCAAAGAAATCAATAAAATCCCTGCACCTTTAGAATATTCTAAAGGAAATCATGCTAAAATCAAGCAACTAAAACTTGATTTGTCAAAATTAAGGACAAAATTTTACCGCCTTGATTTATTCAAACAGCACAAATCATGA
- the rpsP gene encoding 30S ribosomal protein S16, with translation MTVIRLTRIGRKKKPFYRVVVTDSRKRRDGGWIESIGYYNPLSEPKDIKIDKERLNYWKGVGAKMSERVEKLSQKA, from the coding sequence ATGACAGTCATTAGACTCACTCGCATCGGGAGAAAGAAAAAGCCTTTTTACAGAGTGGTGGTAACCGATTCTAGGAAAAGAAGAGATGGAGGTTGGATTGAATCCATTGGGTATTACAACCCTTTAAGCGAGCCTAAAGATATTAAAATTGATAAGGAGCGCTTGAATTACTGGAAAGGCGTGGGGGCTAAAATGAGCGAGAGGGTGGAAAAACTTTCTCAAAAAGCCTAA
- the rimM gene encoding ribosome maturation factor RimM (Essential for efficient processing of 16S rRNA), translating into MLLVGRIGKSVGLNGGLKLHLESDFPECLKKGVKVSVAPINAFSRASSFKDYVIHSYEHAKNLLFLETIHTLEKAKELTNLGLFMSEEESKKLCVLKDGEFFYCDLVGLIVVEENEILGKVIEIQRISQIDYFLVETARNLVEKGLAKIFLIPYRDFYIKEILLQDKKITTHNAKTLLENS; encoded by the coding sequence ATGCTTTTAGTGGGCAGAATTGGTAAAAGCGTGGGGCTTAATGGGGGGTTAAAGCTTCATTTAGAGAGCGATTTTCCGGAGTGCTTAAAAAAAGGCGTTAAGGTGAGTGTTGCTCCAATCAACGCTTTCTCTCGTGCTTCTTCTTTTAAAGACTATGTGATCCATTCTTATGAACATGCTAAAAACCTGTTGTTTTTAGAAACTATCCATACGCTTGAAAAGGCTAAAGAGCTGACTAATTTAGGGCTTTTTATGAGCGAAGAAGAGAGTAAAAAACTCTGTGTTTTAAAAGATGGGGAGTTTTTTTATTGCGATTTAGTAGGGCTTATCGTGGTGGAAGAAAACGAGATTTTAGGAAAAGTCATAGAAATCCAAAGGATTTCTCAAATAGATTATTTTCTAGTTGAAACCGCAAGAAATTTGGTTGAAAAAGGTTTGGCTAAGATTTTCTTAATCCCTTATAGGGATTTTTATATCAAAGAAATCCTTTTGCAAGACAAAAAAATAACCACCCATAACGCTAAAACGCTTTTAGAGAATAGTTGA